The Mammaliicoccus sciuri genome window below encodes:
- a CDS encoding tetratricopeptide repeat protein, protein MEDVYKVIDDIHMKNIEHLDEKVNRVLQSDDHDALFMLGETLYKYGIVDQGVKIFEELYLLYPDENELLVYYIEGLIDQNDLDKAHEVLYNSPHSTEKLMLEADLYQQQGLFEVGIEKLLEAKEMEPDDIVITFALAERYYYDGQYLKAISNYETITQTGEDIINGISIYARMADASLQSGAYEEAIKYYENVSEMDMTAEDYFKQAISYQKNDLTREAIKQLEKLLQKDPDFMQAYHYLLQIYESEKDYEKAIEIGKEGLRLNAYYKELMTDTARLMLTTNDEHGAILLQDALTVDPSYTEAAIILADYYREKDNITGLINLLTYVDHEDIDPVVAWHVAYAFGEEERDKEAQHFYELAYPDLTQNIDFLNDYYHYLIEIGHVDNAKNILESVRKLDPENPYWDQEYERLL, encoded by the coding sequence ATGGAAGATGTATATAAAGTAATTGACGATATTCACATGAAGAATATCGAACATTTAGATGAGAAAGTAAACAGAGTTCTACAATCTGACGATCACGACGCGTTATTTATGTTAGGCGAAACATTATATAAATACGGTATTGTCGATCAAGGCGTTAAAATATTCGAAGAACTTTATTTACTTTATCCTGATGAAAATGAATTGCTTGTTTATTATATAGAAGGGCTAATTGACCAAAACGACTTAGATAAAGCGCATGAAGTATTGTATAATAGCCCACATTCTACAGAGAAATTGATGCTTGAGGCTGATTTATACCAACAACAAGGCTTATTTGAAGTTGGAATAGAGAAATTACTTGAAGCAAAAGAAATGGAACCAGATGATATTGTGATTACATTCGCTTTAGCTGAAAGGTACTATTACGATGGTCAATATTTAAAAGCGATTTCTAACTATGAAACAATCACACAAACTGGTGAAGATATTATTAATGGTATTTCGATTTATGCACGAATGGCAGACGCAAGTTTACAAAGTGGTGCATACGAAGAAGCAATCAAATATTATGAAAATGTATCAGAAATGGATATGACAGCTGAAGATTATTTCAAACAAGCAATTAGTTACCAAAAAAATGACTTAACAAGAGAAGCAATTAAGCAACTTGAAAAGTTATTACAAAAAGACCCAGACTTTATGCAAGCTTACCATTACTTATTGCAAATTTATGAATCAGAAAAAGATTATGAAAAAGCAATAGAAATCGGTAAAGAAGGGCTACGCTTAAACGCATATTATAAAGAACTTATGACAGATACTGCTAGACTAATGTTAACAACAAATGATGAGCATGGTGCAATTCTGTTACAAGATGCATTAACAGTTGACCCTTCTTATACTGAAGCTGCCATTATACTTGCTGATTATTATCGCGAAAAAGATAATATAACAGGTCTTATTAATTTATTAACATATGTTGATCATGAAGATATAGACCCTGTAGTAGCTTGGCACGTTGCATATGCATTCGGTGAAGAAGAAAGAGATAAAGAAGCTCAACACTTCTATGAATTAGCATATCCAGATTTAACACAAAATATTGATTTCTTAAACGACTATTACCATTACTTAATTGAAATCGGTCATGTCGATAACGCTAAAAATATATTAGAATCTGTTCGCAAACTTGATCCTGAAAATCCATATTGGGACCAAGAATACGAAAGATTATTATAA
- a CDS encoding polyprenyl synthetase family protein, whose protein sequence is MYDKTKIHINKEVKEIEKQLNSYINSDQNTINEACQYLLTSGGKRIRPLFTLIASQFGEHYSRDVITVATTLELIHMASLVHDDVIDKSDKRRGKPTIAKKSDVQTAVITGNYLLSQSLNAVSQIEHPKLHEQLANGIIEVCRGELFQFEDQFVSNQSITNYLRRIKRKTALLISLSTELGAYAARADDETVKKLTKIGYYIGMSYQIVDDILDFTSTEKKLGKPVGSDLRNGHLTLPVLLRMKNSKDFKASINELQPDSPSEVFDGLVQEIITSPELQKSKEVSNHYLQKAENLIDTLNNESGKKMLLEIIVKIRDRNH, encoded by the coding sequence AAACGAAGCTTGCCAATATTTATTAACTTCTGGTGGTAAACGTATACGACCATTATTCACTTTAATTGCAAGTCAATTTGGCGAGCATTATTCAAGAGATGTAATCACTGTAGCAACTACATTAGAACTTATACATATGGCCAGTTTAGTTCATGATGATGTCATTGATAAAAGTGACAAAAGAAGAGGTAAGCCAACTATAGCAAAGAAGTCGGATGTGCAAACTGCAGTTATTACGGGTAACTATTTATTATCTCAATCTTTAAATGCAGTTAGTCAAATAGAACATCCAAAGCTTCATGAACAATTAGCAAATGGAATTATCGAAGTATGTCGTGGTGAACTATTCCAATTCGAAGATCAATTCGTTTCAAATCAATCGATAACAAATTATCTACGTAGAATTAAACGTAAGACCGCATTGCTTATTTCATTATCTACAGAATTAGGTGCGTACGCGGCACGTGCAGATGATGAAACTGTGAAGAAGTTAACTAAAATTGGATATTACATTGGTATGAGTTATCAAATAGTAGATGACATCTTAGATTTTACAAGTACTGAAAAGAAACTCGGTAAACCAGTTGGATCTGATTTAAGAAACGGACATTTAACTTTACCAGTCTTATTAAGAATGAAAAATTCGAAAGATTTTAAAGCAAGTATCAATGAACTCCAACCCGATAGTCCTTCAGAAGTATTTGACGGTTTAGTTCAAGAAATTATTACATCACCAGAATTACAAAAATCTAAAGAAGTAAGCAATCATTATTTACAAAAAGCAGAAAATTTAATTGATACATTAAATAATGAATCAGGAAAAAAAATGCTATTGGAAATAATTGTGAAAATAAGAGATAGAAACCACTAG
- the ndk gene encoding nucleoside-diphosphate kinase, producing MERTFLMIKPDAVQRNLIGEVVSRLERKGLKLVAAKLFQASEELAKEHYAEHVEKPFFNDLVSFITSGPVFAMVVEGKNVVEVTRTLVGETNPTKAAPSTIRGDYGIDLGRNIIHGSDSNESAEREIGLWFDQSELNDYKLNNENWVYEK from the coding sequence ATGGAAAGAACTTTTTTAATGATTAAACCTGATGCAGTACAAAGAAACTTAATCGGTGAAGTCGTTTCACGATTAGAAAGAAAAGGCTTAAAATTAGTTGCAGCTAAATTATTCCAAGCTAGTGAAGAATTAGCTAAAGAACATTATGCTGAACACGTTGAGAAACCTTTCTTCAATGATTTAGTAAGCTTTATTACATCAGGACCAGTATTTGCAATGGTAGTAGAAGGTAAGAATGTAGTAGAAGTAACAAGAACACTTGTTGGTGAAACAAACCCTACTAAAGCAGCGCCAAGTACGATAAGAGGGGATTATGGTATCGATTTAGGCAGAAACATTATTCATGGATCAGATTCAAACGAATCAGCAGAACGTGAAATTGGTCTCTGGTTTGATCAATCAGAACTAAATGATTATAAATTAAATAATGAAAATTGGGTTTACGAAAAATAA
- the aroB gene encoding 3-dehydroquinate synthase: MIFETTYTNNNYPIILKQNALAELNQYLKADEQNIVLIDQDVYRFHKDYIKSHLQDQDIKFLTVMSGEACKQMSYFESLSEKLLSMNITRQSQLIAIGGGATGDFVGFLAATLLRGIDFIQVPTTLLAHDSAIGGKVGINASVGKNLIGAFHRPRAVIYDINFLETLPHIEIRSGYGEILKHAILNSEADTLHLMDVYPSIKELAQLKNIEDYLKMGIETKLKIVIEDEFEGGVRKHLNLGHTFGHGLEYLTKIAHGEAVMIGILFQKVINKNRNMYDNTSSVNLFINYLKELGYPLNVLNHADIEQIFEYMKKDKKNIGQTIQMVLQNGEASFTIESVSKEEVLDAFKELKSLINE; the protein is encoded by the coding sequence ATGATTTTTGAAACAACATATACTAACAACAATTATCCGATAATATTAAAGCAGAACGCACTAGCTGAACTTAATCAATATCTTAAAGCAGATGAACAAAATATTGTATTAATTGACCAAGATGTTTATAGATTTCATAAAGACTATATTAAGTCGCATCTTCAAGATCAAGATATTAAATTTTTAACGGTTATGAGTGGTGAAGCTTGTAAGCAAATGTCATATTTTGAATCGCTCAGCGAAAAGCTCTTATCAATGAATATCACAAGACAATCTCAACTCATCGCTATTGGTGGTGGCGCAACTGGAGACTTTGTTGGTTTTCTAGCTGCAACTTTGTTACGTGGCATTGATTTTATACAAGTACCAACAACACTTTTGGCACACGATTCAGCAATCGGTGGAAAAGTGGGTATTAATGCATCGGTCGGTAAAAATTTAATAGGTGCATTTCATAGACCACGCGCTGTTATATATGATATAAATTTCCTAGAAACATTGCCGCATATCGAAATACGTAGTGGTTATGGCGAAATACTTAAACATGCCATTTTAAATAGTGAAGCTGACACGCTTCATTTGATGGATGTTTATCCTTCAATTAAAGAATTAGCGCAATTGAAAAATATAGAAGATTATTTAAAAATGGGCATTGAAACTAAATTAAAAATTGTGATTGAAGATGAATTTGAGGGTGGCGTACGTAAACATTTAAATTTAGGACACACTTTTGGACATGGACTAGAATACTTAACAAAAATTGCTCACGGTGAAGCTGTGATGATCGGTATTCTTTTCCAGAAAGTGATAAATAAAAATAGAAATATGTACGATAACACTTCAAGTGTGAATCTGTTCATTAATTATTTAAAAGAATTAGGCTACCCATTAAACGTCTTAAATCATGCTGATATTGAACAAATTTTTGAATATATGAAAAAAGACAAAAAGAATATTGGACAAACGATTCAAATGGTTTTACAAAATGGTGAAGCTTCATTTACAATTGAATCCGTTTCTAAAGAAGAAGTATTAGATGCATTTAAAGAACTTAAATCTCTAATAAATGAATAG
- the aroC gene encoding chorismate synthase has protein sequence MRYLTSGESHGPQLTVIIEGVPANLKIDVNEINEEMFKRQGGYGRGRRMQIEKDSVEIVSGVRHGYTLGSPITLIVKNDDFKHWRKIMGADPLTEEELENMKRVITKPRPGHADLVGGMKYNHRDLRNVLERSSARETAARVAVGAVSKILLKALDIEIYSRVIEIGGVKDDYEYTLEEVKQNIDHNDVRCINDDVAEKMRNRIDEAKKDGDSIGGIVEVVVENMPAGIGSYVHYDRKLDGRLAQAVVSINAFKGVSFGEGFKAAEKPGSEIQDEIAYDSEIGYHRLSNHLGGLEGGMSNGMPIVINGVMKPIPTLYKPLNSVDIDSKDSFKATIERSDSCAVPAASVVCENVIAFEIAKALTEEYQSNHIDQLQEAIKNHRNWNLNF, from the coding sequence ATGCGTTACTTAACATCTGGTGAATCACATGGACCACAACTAACTGTCATTATAGAAGGTGTACCAGCAAACTTGAAAATTGACGTAAACGAGATTAATGAAGAAATGTTTAAACGTCAAGGTGGATATGGACGCGGTCGTCGTATGCAAATTGAAAAAGATTCAGTAGAAATCGTTTCAGGTGTGAGACATGGTTATACATTAGGTAGCCCTATTACACTCATCGTTAAGAATGATGATTTTAAACATTGGAGAAAAATTATGGGCGCTGACCCATTAACTGAAGAAGAATTAGAAAATATGAAAAGAGTTATCACTAAACCTAGACCAGGCCATGCCGATCTTGTTGGTGGTATGAAATATAATCATAGAGATTTAAGAAATGTACTTGAACGTTCGTCTGCACGTGAAACAGCTGCAAGAGTTGCTGTTGGTGCAGTTTCTAAAATTTTATTAAAAGCTTTAGACATTGAAATTTATTCAAGAGTTATTGAAATCGGTGGCGTTAAAGACGATTATGAATACACACTTGAAGAAGTCAAGCAAAATATTGATCATAATGATGTACGTTGTATTAATGATGACGTAGCTGAAAAAATGAGAAACCGTATTGATGAAGCGAAAAAAGATGGTGACTCAATCGGTGGTATCGTTGAAGTAGTCGTTGAAAATATGCCTGCTGGAATTGGAAGTTATGTTCATTATGACCGTAAACTAGACGGTCGTTTAGCACAAGCAGTCGTAAGTATTAACGCATTTAAAGGTGTTAGTTTCGGTGAAGGCTTTAAAGCTGCTGAAAAACCAGGTAGTGAAATTCAAGATGAAATTGCTTACGATAGCGAAATCGGCTACCATCGTTTATCAAATCACTTAGGTGGACTTGAAGGCGGTATGTCAAATGGAATGCCAATCGTCATTAATGGTGTTATGAAGCCAATACCAACTTTATATAAACCATTAAATTCTGTAGATATCGATTCTAAAGATAGCTTTAAAGCGACAATTGAAAGATCAGATAGTTGTGCTGTTCCTGCTGCAAGTGTTGTTTGTGAAAATGTTATCGCATTTGAAATTGCAAAAGCTTTAACTGAAGAATACCAATCTAATCACATTGACCAATTACAAGAAGCTATTAAGAATCATCGTAATTGGAACTTAAACTTCTAG